The following nucleotide sequence is from Actinomycetes bacterium.
CTCGGTCGTCGACGGGCAGGGGCCGGTCTACGGCACCGGCCCGCTGCAGCGCTTCATCGTCGAGGTCGAGGACGGGATCGGCGTCGACGGGTACTTCTTCGCCCAGGCCGTCGAGGACACCCTGGGGGATCCGCGCTCGTGGGGGAGCGGCGGCCGTATGTCCTTCCAGCGGGTGGGCGCCGCCGAGGCCGCGGCCGGTCAGTTCGACTTCAAGGTGAGCCTGGTCAGCCCCGGCAACATGGAGACGTACTGCCCGGGGGTCGGGACCGGCGGCTACACCTCCTGCCGCTACGGCGACCGCGCCGTCATCAACCTCGCCCGCTGGGCCACCGCCGTCCCCGACTACGAGGGCGACGTCACCACCTACCGGCTCTACGTCGTCAACCACGAAGTCGGGCACGCGCTCGGCAACGGTCACCAGCCGTGCCCCGGCGCCGGACAGCTCGCCCCCGTCATGCAGCAGCAGACCCTCGGTCTCGAAGGGTGCGTCAAGAACGCCTGGCCCTACCCCTGACCTGGTCGCCGGTCCAGCCGGTGGGCCGGTCGCAAAGGTCTGTCGCGGGCCGCCGTGCAGGACTAACGTCGCTGCTGGTGCGCCGGGAAGTCTGGTCGGCAGTCGAGTTCCCGACTGCGATCGGAGTGCTATGTCCGCCACGTCTCCGACCGCGCTCCGCGCCGAGCACCTCGGCAAGCGCTTCGCGTCCACCCAGGCGGTGGACGACCTCACGCTGACCGTCCCACCGGGTGAGGTCTTCGGCTTCCTCGGCCCCAATGGCGCCGGCAAGTCCACGACCATCCGCCTGCTCCTCGGCCTGCTCCACCCCACCAGCGGCGCCGCCTGGATTTTCGACGAGATCGCCGGCGACGTCGAGCGCGCCCACCGGCACCTCGCCCATGTGCCGGCCGACGTCGCACTCTGGGCATCGCTGACCGGTCAGGAGTGCCTCGACCTGCTCGCCGGCGTCGGTCCGGGCACCGACCTGGTCTACCGCGAGGAGCTGGTGGCGCGATTCGCGCTCGAGACCGACCGCCGTGCGGGGACCTACTCGACCGGCAACCGGCAGAAGGTCGCGCTGGTCGCCGCCTTCTCCACCCGTGCGCCGCTGTTGGTGCTCGATGAGCCGACGAGCGGGCTGGACCCGCTCATGGAGCGCGAGTTCCGGCGGTGCATCGCCGAGGCCGCCGGGCGCGGCCAGGCGGTGTTCCTGAGCTCCCACAAGCTCGGCGAGGTGGAAGCTGTCTGCTCGCGGGTCGGGATCCTCCGCGCCGGGCGGCTGGTAGAGGTCGCCGGGCTCGAGGACCTGCGTCATCTCCGTCGCTCCGAGGTCGTGGTCGACCTGCTCCGGCCCGCGCCGGAGCTCGGCGGGCTGGCCGAGCTGCCCGAGGTCGCCGACCTGCGCTGGGTCTCCGACCGGCAGTTGACCCTGTCGCTCGTCGGGCCCCCCGGCCCGGTGCTCCGGGTCCTGGGCGACGCGGACGTGGCGCGGATCGACGTCCGCGAGCCGTCGCTCGAGGAGATCTTCCTCGACTACTACGGAGAGGCCGCGGCATGACCGTCGGCACGGCCCGCGGGTCGGCGTCGGCGCGGACGACGGGGACGGCCGCTCCGCGTCCGGCGGCTCCGGCGGTCACCCGGATCGCCGTCCGGCAGGTCCTCCGGGGCACCGCTGTCGTCACCCTGGTCTGCGGCGGGCTCGTGGCCGTGGTGGTCACCCAGTACCGGGGTCTGGACGACGCGATCGGGCTGTCGTCGCTGTCCTCCCTGGCGGACAACCCCGCGATCAGGACGCTGTTCGGCAGGGCCGATGCCCTCGACGACCCCGGTGGCTTCACCGTCTGGCGGACCGGCACCCTCGTGGCGGTCCTCGTGGGCACCTGGGCAGTGCTGACCGCCACCCGGCTGACCCGCGGGGAGGAGGAGGCGGGCCG
It contains:
- a CDS encoding DUF3152 domain-containing protein; amino-acid sequence: PPRATVRTAERPGPLVARVDLDARRRAADPVRGQTVRRPLGRLRRFARRYGWRAYAIPLLTIATIASLVDLALTTPVGATRSTGAAATPTVTSESAPPSSVATVPVAPAQGDVAPTEAPATVGVESYVEQGAGTLSVVDGQGPVYGTGPLQRFIVEVEDGIGVDGYFFAQAVEDTLGDPRSWGSGGRMSFQRVGAAEAAAGQFDFKVSLVSPGNMETYCPGVGTGGYTSCRYGDRAVINLARWATAVPDYEGDVTTYRLYVVNHEVGHALGNGHQPCPGAGQLAPVMQQQTLGLEGCVKNAWPYP
- a CDS encoding ABC transporter ATP-binding protein, with amino-acid sequence MSATSPTALRAEHLGKRFASTQAVDDLTLTVPPGEVFGFLGPNGAGKSTTIRLLLGLLHPTSGAAWIFDEIAGDVERAHRHLAHVPADVALWASLTGQECLDLLAGVGPGTDLVYREELVARFALETDRRAGTYSTGNRQKVALVAAFSTRAPLLVLDEPTSGLDPLMEREFRRCIAEAAGRGQAVFLSSHKLGEVEAVCSRVGILRAGRLVEVAGLEDLRHLRRSEVVVDLLRPAPELGGLAELPEVADLRWVSDRQLTLSLVGPPGPVLRVLGDADVARIDVREPSLEEIFLDYYGEAAA